The Aminivibrio pyruvatiphilus DNA window CTTTCGAGACCCCCGCCATGCTCTTTTCAGCTCAGCAGTGTGAGCATGACGCCGGCGGCCACGGCGGTGCCGATGACGCCCGCCACGTTGGGGCCCATGGCGTGCATGAGCAGGAAGTTCCCGGGGCTCTCCTTCTGGGCCACCCGCTGCACTACGCGAGCCGCCATGGGCACCGCGGACACTCCCGCCGCACCTATCATGGGGTTGATCTTCCCGCCGCT harbors:
- a CDS encoding sodium ion-translocating decarboxylase subunit beta — its product is SGGKINPMIGAAGVSAVPMAARVVQRVAQKESPGNFLLMHAMGPNVAGVIGTAVAAGVMLTLLS